In Arctopsyche grandis isolate Sample6627 chromosome 13, ASM5162203v2, whole genome shotgun sequence, one DNA window encodes the following:
- the LOC143921770 gene encoding apolipoprotein D-like, whose product MKFVIIFFAILAVANGQLVSFGRCTNVSTQKNFDVAKYTGLWREIYRYEHVDQRGGDCVNASYVLDVLNDVNVTNAMVIRGVRYQINGNASLAPSSNGDGKLLVKFPTISNTSSSDYWVLSTDYDHYALVYACKELANDNRQISSWILSRTAILPPLSIATMSSVIEATEGLNWDNYRLTSHSPASCAFNSTIEI is encoded by the exons ATGAAGTTTGTCATCATTTTCTTTGCCATTTTGGCTGTTGCCAATGGTCAGCTCGTCTCGTTTGGAAGGTGCACAAATGTCTCGACTCAAAAGAATTTTGACGTTGCAAAG taCACTGGACTATGGCGCGAGATATATAGATATGAGCATGTCGATCAACGTGGTGGAGATTGTGTTAATGCCAGTTATGTGTTAGATGTTTTAAATGATGTTAATGTTACGAACGCAATGGTTATCAGAGGTGTCAGGTACCAAATAAATGGAAATGCTAGTCTAGCACCAAGTTCTAATGGAGATGGAAAACTTCTCGTCAAATTCCCCACCATAT CGAACACCTCCTCTAGTGATTATTGGGTTTTGAGCACTGACTATGATCACTATGCCTTGGTATACGCTTGCAAAGAGCTCGCCAATGATAACAGACAAA TTTCCAGTTGGATCTTGAGTAGAACGGCTATTTTGCCCCCTCTATCTATAGCTACTATGTCATCTGTCATCGAAGCTACAGAGGGTCTTAATTGGGATAACTATCGATTGACTAGTCATTCTCCAGCTTCTTGTGCGTTTAATAGCaccattgaaatataa